In the Arthrobacter zhaoxinii genome, one interval contains:
- a CDS encoding 3-hydroxyacyl-CoA dehydrogenase NAD-binding domain-containing protein has protein sequence MSAPDYQRLAGLFPTEVITHSYVSDIQLPGNAGTFALITLDNDVDHSRPTTLGPNTLLELGQKLDELKARADKGEIVGVGVTGKPFYLVAGADLSAVKSISEYEDGAAMAHLGHDVYAKLGNLGVPSFAFINGVALGGGLEIALQSDYRTVSTDAGALSLPEAFIGLVPGWGGVYLLPRLIGPENAVKVMIENPLSNNRTLSGAAAYKLGIADALFEPADFLEQSLAWASRVISGEEQVSRPNAVEPADAGEAWDAAVAKGRAFVEAKTSNAAPAPAKVLDLLEAGKTWTREESREAECNALAELMQTPQFRSTVYAFLDLVQKRGKRPAGAPDKKLARPVTKVGVVGAGLMASQLALLFARQLKVPVVMTDIDQARVDKGVGYVHAEVDKLLAKKRISPDAANRTKALVTGSVSKEAFSDADFVIEAVFEELSVKKQVFAEVEAVVSPECILATNTSSLSVTEMAADLQHPERVVGFHFFNPVAVMPLLEIVRAPKTDDAVLATAFVLAKQLKKTAVLVKDAAAFVVNRILGRMFGEITMVFDEGTDAATADNALRPMGLPMSPFTLLALVGLPVGQHVQESLHSAFGERFWLSKNSQKIIDAGIKSLWQKDEDGNAYIPEETLAMLDFGTTPSTSEEVLRRTQDALAEEIGLMLEEGVVAGPEDIDLCVILGAGWPMHLGGITPYLDRVGASERVNGKKFHDAAA, from the coding sequence ATGTCTGCTCCTGACTACCAGCGCCTCGCGGGCCTCTTCCCCACCGAGGTCATCACCCACTCCTACGTCTCCGACATCCAGCTGCCGGGCAACGCCGGCACGTTCGCGCTGATCACCCTGGATAACGACGTCGACCACTCACGTCCCACCACGCTGGGCCCGAACACGCTCCTTGAGCTGGGTCAGAAGCTGGACGAGCTCAAGGCCCGTGCAGACAAGGGCGAGATTGTCGGCGTCGGTGTCACCGGCAAGCCGTTCTACCTGGTGGCCGGCGCCGACCTTTCCGCCGTGAAGTCCATCTCCGAATATGAAGACGGTGCGGCCATGGCCCACCTGGGCCACGACGTCTACGCCAAGCTCGGCAACCTGGGCGTGCCCAGCTTCGCCTTCATCAACGGTGTAGCCCTCGGCGGCGGACTGGAGATCGCCCTGCAGTCGGACTACCGCACGGTCTCCACCGACGCCGGTGCCCTGTCACTGCCGGAAGCGTTCATCGGCCTGGTGCCGGGCTGGGGCGGCGTCTACCTGCTGCCGCGCCTGATCGGCCCCGAGAACGCCGTCAAGGTGATGATCGAGAACCCGCTGAGCAACAACCGCACCCTGTCCGGGGCTGCCGCTTACAAGCTGGGCATTGCCGATGCCCTGTTCGAGCCGGCGGACTTCCTCGAGCAGTCGCTGGCCTGGGCCTCCCGCGTGATCAGCGGCGAGGAGCAGGTGTCCCGGCCCAACGCCGTCGAACCCGCCGACGCCGGTGAAGCGTGGGATGCCGCCGTCGCCAAGGGTCGCGCCTTTGTGGAGGCCAAGACCTCCAACGCAGCACCTGCACCGGCTAAGGTCCTGGACCTGCTCGAAGCCGGCAAGACCTGGACGCGGGAGGAATCCCGCGAGGCCGAGTGCAATGCCCTGGCCGAGCTGATGCAGACCCCGCAGTTCCGCTCCACCGTCTACGCGTTCCTGGACCTGGTCCAGAAGCGCGGCAAGCGGCCCGCCGGCGCTCCGGATAAGAAGCTGGCCCGCCCGGTCACCAAGGTGGGCGTGGTCGGCGCCGGCCTGATGGCCAGCCAGCTCGCCCTGCTCTTCGCCCGTCAGCTCAAGGTGCCCGTGGTGATGACGGACATCGACCAGGCGCGCGTGGACAAGGGTGTGGGCTACGTGCACGCGGAGGTGGACAAGCTCCTGGCCAAGAAGCGCATCTCCCCCGACGCCGCCAACCGCACCAAGGCCCTGGTCACCGGTTCGGTATCCAAGGAAGCGTTCTCCGACGCCGACTTCGTCATCGAAGCCGTCTTCGAGGAACTCTCCGTGAAGAAGCAGGTGTTCGCCGAGGTGGAGGCCGTGGTCTCCCCCGAGTGCATCCTGGCAACCAACACCTCCTCGCTGTCAGTGACGGAGATGGCTGCGGACCTGCAGCACCCGGAGCGTGTGGTGGGCTTCCACTTCTTCAACCCGGTGGCCGTGATGCCGCTGCTGGAAATTGTGCGCGCGCCCAAGACCGACGACGCCGTGCTGGCCACCGCGTTTGTGCTGGCCAAGCAGCTGAAGAAGACCGCCGTGCTGGTCAAGGACGCTGCCGCCTTCGTGGTGAACCGCATTCTGGGCCGCATGTTCGGCGAGATCACCATGGTCTTCGACGAGGGTACCGATGCCGCCACCGCGGACAACGCGCTGCGCCCGATGGGCCTGCCGATGTCGCCGTTCACCCTGCTGGCCCTGGTGGGCCTGCCGGTGGGACAGCATGTGCAGGAATCCCTGCACTCGGCGTTCGGTGAGCGCTTCTGGCTCTCGAAGAACTCCCAGAAGATCATCGACGCCGGCATCAAGTCCCTGTGGCAGAAGGACGAGGACGGCAACGCCTACATCCCCGAGGAAACCCTGGCGATGCTGGACTTCGGCACCACACCCTCCACCTCCGAGGAAGTCCTGCGCCGTACGCAGGATGCCCTGGCCGAGGAAATCGGGCTCATGCTCGAAGAGGGCGTTGTGGCAGGTCCCGAGGACATCGACCTGTGCGTCATCCTCGGTGCCGGCTGGCCGATGCACCTGGGCGGCATCACGCCGTACCTGGACCGTGTCGGGGCGTCCGAGCGCGTGAACGGCAAAAAGTTCCATGATGCTGCCGCTTAG
- a CDS encoding thiolase family protein, protein MSPQSRSRQIRDVVFVDGVRTPFGKAGEKGIYAGMRADDLVVKCIRELMRRNPSLPPERIDEVAIAATTQSGDQGMTIGRTAALLAGLPRTVPGFAIDRMCAGAMTAVTTTASGIGFGAYDVVIAGGVEHMGNHPMGKDADPNPRFMTERLVDPAALNMGNTAENLHDRFPHITKDRTDAYAAASQEKLAKAYAGNSIQPDLVPVATKKPGTGWTLNTVDEPPRPGTTVEDLAQLRTPFRAHGRVTAGNAAGLNDGATTALLASAEAAEELGLGVKMRLVGYAFAGVEPEVMGYGPVPSTEKVLKQTGLSIEDIGLFEINEAFAIQVLAFLDHFGIADDDPRVNRYGGAIAVGHPLASSGVRLMNQLARQFEEDPSVRYGMTTMCIGLGMGATVIWENPNHPDYNTDSTEATK, encoded by the coding sequence GTGAGCCCACAAAGCCGATCACGGCAGATCAGGGACGTAGTTTTCGTTGACGGAGTGCGGACACCCTTCGGCAAAGCCGGCGAAAAGGGCATCTACGCCGGAATGCGTGCTGATGACCTGGTGGTCAAGTGCATCCGGGAACTGATGCGCCGCAATCCCTCCCTTCCTCCGGAACGTATTGATGAAGTAGCCATCGCCGCCACCACGCAGTCCGGTGACCAGGGCATGACCATCGGGCGCACCGCCGCGCTGCTGGCCGGCCTTCCCCGCACGGTGCCGGGCTTCGCCATTGACCGCATGTGCGCCGGTGCCATGACGGCCGTGACCACCACGGCCTCCGGTATCGGCTTCGGCGCCTACGACGTCGTCATTGCCGGCGGCGTGGAACACATGGGCAACCACCCGATGGGCAAGGACGCCGATCCGAACCCGCGCTTCATGACCGAGCGCCTGGTGGACCCGGCTGCCCTGAACATGGGCAACACCGCGGAGAACCTGCACGACCGATTCCCGCACATCACCAAGGACCGCACCGACGCGTACGCCGCCGCCAGCCAGGAGAAGCTTGCCAAGGCCTACGCCGGCAACTCCATCCAGCCGGATCTGGTCCCCGTCGCCACCAAGAAGCCCGGCACCGGCTGGACCCTGAACACCGTGGACGAGCCGCCGCGCCCGGGCACCACCGTTGAAGACCTCGCACAGCTGCGCACTCCGTTCCGTGCGCACGGCCGGGTCACCGCCGGTAACGCTGCCGGACTGAACGACGGCGCCACCACCGCGCTGCTGGCTTCCGCAGAAGCTGCCGAGGAACTCGGCCTGGGCGTCAAGATGCGCCTGGTCGGCTACGCCTTCGCCGGCGTCGAGCCCGAGGTCATGGGCTACGGCCCGGTCCCCTCCACCGAAAAGGTGCTGAAGCAGACCGGCCTGTCCATCGAGGACATAGGCCTCTTCGAAATCAACGAGGCCTTCGCCATCCAGGTCCTGGCCTTCCTGGACCACTTCGGCATCGCCGACGACGACCCCCGCGTGAACCGCTACGGCGGCGCCATCGCCGTCGGCCACCCGCTGGCCTCCTCGGGCGTCCGCCTGATGAACCAGCTGGCCCGCCAGTTCGAGGAAGACCCGAGCGTCCGCTACGGCATGACCACCATGTGCATCGGCCTGGGCATGGGCGCCACCGTGATCTGGGAAAACCCGAACCACCCCGACTACAACACCGATTCCACGGAGGCCACGAAGTAA
- a CDS encoding alpha/beta hydrolase, translated as MDFVADPQLAAWLAESQRAEGGTPSLEQIRQLRLPRARPAGPGLVQVQDVTVPADVPVRTRLYRSSMRPQPLTVFVHGGGFVFGGLASHDRLCRRLALLAGTAVLAVDYRLAPESPAPAAVDDVAAVLAWAAGGPGELGVLEPGIGLAGDSAGGLISFLAAQRLAGTPARPDLLFLAYPNADLTLSLPSVREKGEGWGLSARDLAFYISLWVPNASPETLAGFSPAHGFTVKGAGAPVPAIVATAEHDPLRDEGKVLAEKLAAAGADVEYVPHAGLVHGFLTLDTVSPAAHQAGDALLRQYGVHLRRVAEGGVHVLRGTR; from the coding sequence GTGGATTTTGTCGCGGACCCGCAGCTGGCGGCCTGGCTTGCAGAGTCGCAGCGCGCCGAAGGCGGGACACCCTCCCTGGAACAGATCCGGCAGCTGCGGCTGCCGCGCGCCCGCCCGGCCGGTCCCGGGCTGGTGCAGGTGCAGGATGTGACGGTTCCCGCCGATGTCCCGGTGCGGACCCGGTTGTACCGCTCCAGCATGAGGCCGCAGCCGTTGACGGTGTTTGTCCACGGCGGGGGTTTCGTGTTCGGCGGCCTGGCATCGCATGACCGCCTGTGCCGCCGGTTGGCGCTACTGGCGGGAACGGCGGTACTGGCGGTGGACTACCGGCTGGCCCCTGAGTCTCCGGCTCCGGCGGCGGTGGACGACGTCGCGGCGGTGCTGGCCTGGGCGGCAGGGGGACCGGGGGAGCTGGGTGTCCTGGAGCCGGGAATCGGTTTGGCCGGTGACAGCGCCGGCGGGCTGATTTCCTTCCTTGCCGCCCAGCGGCTTGCCGGCACACCGGCCCGGCCCGATCTTCTGTTCCTGGCGTATCCGAATGCGGACCTGACCCTCAGCCTGCCCAGTGTCCGGGAGAAAGGAGAGGGGTGGGGGCTGTCGGCACGGGATCTGGCCTTTTACATCTCGCTGTGGGTTCCGAATGCCTCTCCCGAGACGCTTGCCGGGTTCAGTCCCGCCCATGGGTTCACTGTCAAGGGAGCCGGTGCGCCGGTCCCCGCCATCGTGGCCACCGCCGAGCATGATCCGCTGCGGGACGAGGGGAAGGTCTTGGCGGAGAAGCTCGCGGCAGCGGGAGCGGACGTCGAGTATGTGCCGCATGCCGGGCTTGTCCACGGCTTCCTGACGCTGGATACCGTCTCACCTGCCGCACATCAGGCGGGAGACGCATTGCTGCGGCAGTACGGCGTTCACCTGCGGCGAGTAGCTGAAGGCGGCGTGCATGTTCTCCGTGGGACGCGATGA
- a CDS encoding MmpS family protein — MKKTLSTAAVLLLAASLSACGGGDEGETAGASSAPKENKEHTVIYEVTGDGETAGSITFRAESGAGAAERLDNQALPFTKEFKDTNDSEFDTVYQLSPRQAEGEKSISCKITVDGDVLAEETSTDPMSPPVCTASPGRAAAK, encoded by the coding sequence TTGAAAAAGACACTAAGCACTGCTGCCGTCCTACTCCTGGCTGCTTCCCTCTCTGCCTGCGGCGGCGGAGACGAGGGCGAAACCGCCGGTGCCTCTTCGGCACCCAAGGAAAACAAGGAACACACCGTGATCTATGAAGTGACCGGTGACGGTGAAACGGCAGGCAGCATCACCTTCAGGGCTGAATCCGGTGCCGGCGCAGCGGAACGCCTCGACAACCAGGCGCTGCCCTTCACGAAGGAATTCAAGGACACCAACGACAGCGAATTTGACACGGTCTATCAGCTGTCGCCCCGGCAGGCTGAAGGCGAGAAGTCCATCTCCTGCAAGATCACCGTAGATGGAGACGTACTGGCCGAGGAAACCTCCACGGATCCCATGTCCCCGCCCGTGTGCACGGCCTCCCCGGGCCGCGCGGCGGCCAAGTAA